The region ctttttttcagatccaatgaactctttttcaaatcagatgaacttttttcaaaatcgatgaacttttttcagattgtgaacttttttaaaaaaaattgatgaacttttttccaaatattTAATAAATCTATGAAACAGAGGCTGGTCATTTTCCTGAACCAGCAGCGCACCACAACCGAAAAGAAATGCGATTGTTTGAATGGGCTACGGCCCGCTGCTGGTCGCTGTAGGCGCCGCCTACAGCGCCCAATAGGAAGGAGCTCCCCGGCGCCACTTCGGTTCCATGCTGGGCCGCTGTTCTCGATCTACTGGGCCGGGCTGGGCCTGAGAGAAAGTATATAACACGCACTCGCCGTCCGAACCGTATCCAAACACCGTATCTAGAAAACCATAGCTGTTACCTTTGCCTTCCCCTTCCCCTAAATAAATAGAGCGGCGGCGGTGgttggcggggcggcggcggcgtggagaagaaAGGAGGACGGGCGGCGAGATGGCGACGGCAGGGAATTCGAAGGCACCGAGTGGCGAGAATCCGTCCTTAGCCGGGGAGCTCTATCAGGCTGCAATCTCTCTGCATCAGAGTATCAACCGGATCGGGGCCAAGGGGGACATGATGTTCGAGATTGGTCGTCTTGACGCCGCGCATCGCGTAACTCTGTTTGAGTTGAGATCGGAGATGTTCGAGCTGTCGGAAAAGATCAGCGGCCTGATGCACGACGCCGCTCGTATTgaagctaaaggtgagatggacaCTGATGGGAGGTCGTTGATGGCAGAAAGAAAGGAGCTGCTCGATCTGTTAGCAAAGGAGACCAAGGGGTTGTTCGGTGGCAAGGCAGGCAATCTACCCGAATCGATTAGTGAGATCCTACTGAAATTCAGAAATTTTGTCGGTGACATCAATTCAGTATTTGAAGCAGAACAGACCCGCAAGGAGGCAGCGGCAGTGCTAAGCTTGGGCTTCAGGCTACACTTCTTCTCCAAGCAGATCCATGAGCTGTGGCAAGAGATGTGCAAGTTGCAGAGTTTGTTCTCGCCAGAGAACAAAGATGTCATGAGAACAATGATCGTTTTGAAGAATGAGTACCTGCCCCGTATCTGCAAGTTGCAATGGATTGCTAAACGTGTCAGCATGCTGCAGCAAGTGGACCCGGATTTTGATTCCAAGGTGAAATTGATGATGATACAGTTGAAATCTGAATCTTTCTTATCAGCTATGGAGGAGGTGGAGAGGGAACGCATATGCAAATCTTCCATGGACGAGGAGGAGAGGAGGTTCGCTGCCTACCGTATGAACTGGGACCGTATATGGGGGCACCACAAGAACTTCGACGACCAGAGTGAGTAAACACGCATCGAGCTAGTTATCTGATCATTGTTAGGTTTCTTGTTCACCTGCTGCATGTTCTTATTAAATGTACCATATAAGTAATCTGGCCTCTACAGCATGATAGGTCTCTAACTCAATACTTAACTGCTGCTTTATTCTTCTTGATTAATGGATCATATAAGTACTCTGCCACTATAGTTACTTAATGATAGGTCTTTGACTCATGCTTAACTTGCATCCAGCGCTTTTGAGCCCCATGCTCTATACACATTGCACACCGCGCCGCATCCCAATTGAAGCTGCAGCCGGGAGTACCTTACAGATCTATTCCATTAAAATCTCGGCAACAAAAAATCTCACATTGCCAGTGGAGGTGTATGGAGTGGTAGCAGCCCGAGATACTGCGGACCGTCATCGCAACCCTATATTCCTTCGCAGAAGTAACTACTGCCAAAAACTGGAAGAAAATGTATGTGTggtattttcttattattctttgtTTGTTTCCTGCATTCATGTTGTTGATTAGTTAATAGCAATGGTGATGCTTGCAGGATTCCTTTTTGTGCCTGGATGGCCCGGTTCGTGCGATTGTGTCCATGGGCACTGTGTACTTTGAAATTCAACTAAAAGTAAAGGGCGCATCAGAATCTGAAGATAGAGCATTGATCAGTACTTATTTCTTCTACAACGGTGATAGTTCCGGCGGGCATGTGGCTAAGAACGACTTCTGCACAGTGGAGTTTTGCTGGGAGCAACTTCGGCAGTCAGTGCAGGCTACTATCCTGAGTGTGTTTGTTACATCTGTAGATGGAAAATTGCCTTTTCCACATGGTGGCAGAGTTGTTTGCTCTTCACAACCTCAGGATGGTAATGAAGATATTGCTGGGCTCTCATCCAGGCAAGTTGTGTTGGTTGATTCAGAAGGCGGAAGAATGCCAATCGCTGAACATGGCTATCTTGAGCTGTCAAGAGAAGTGGTTTCTGTGGAATTGAATGGAGAGTTAAAAGTCCTTATAGAGGCCTATTCGACAACACAATCTGTTGAGAGTGCTCAAGTCATCTTAATCACACCTAAAAAATCCAACATAACTAAAGTTGCAAGTAGCCTATATGCTGGTGGCCCTAAGGTGGAGATTACTGTTGCTTGGTCCCTCATTCCGTCGAAGATGCTTAATTGATGAATGATGATGGGAGACtggacttgttgaaaagatggtgatATGTGAAAGTTAGGGTCATACGGCTGCCTTTCCTGTAGTTATGTTCAGACTATGTGAACATTTTTAACTGTATTGTCAAGTTATGTGAACCTGTATTAAGTGGGATGTATTAAGCTATGTTATGCTTGACAATCGATCATGTTACTTTCTGAACAATTGTTTATCAATCAAAATCAGATTGGTATCTCCTGTGAGCTACAGCTACAGTGTGCAATAGTCTTTGGCTCTCTGTTTATGTTCCTTGTCCCTGCTTGCGACCAAATATTTCGATTAGGTTGTTTAGAACAGCTATAGTAAGAGATCAAATCAAGGCATTTGGTAGAACTATGAAATCTGATCTacaatgtagtactccctccgtccggaaaaggATGGCGCCGCGTGAATTTTGCAAAATAAATAAAACTGTCTTTTCCCAACATAACCCGCAGTACCGTCCCCTTCCCCCTTTCTGACCACGCTCGCTTGCCCACTCATCGGCGACACCTCGCAGCTTCCCCATGCTTCACGCAACTCCCGCGCGCACTTCCCTCCTCTTTTTCGCCGTGCCTCAGCTCCCTTGAGAAAGCTCAAGGAACGACTTCTCCCATTCCTTGAGTCCCTCGTCGTCGCCATGCCGAGCTCCTCCTCCTTTCTCCATGGCGAGTTCCTCCCTACTGCCTCCTTCCTTTCTGCCATCGAGCAGGCCATGGTGAGCTTGCTCGTCAAGGTTGGACCTTGGTGAGTGTCGACCCCGCGCCGGGGCCGTCCCAACTGACTTTGGTGAGTGCACTGCAGTTCAGGGTTAAGAAAACTTCACTGCACTTGCCAACAGTTCAGGGTTCAGAAAACTTCAGACGTAGCCTGATTAGGAAATTTGACAAACACAAATCTGAAATGATTCTGGAGGCACTTTCTTCTTTCATCTTTCTAATGGTTGCTCCTGTAGCAATTTCCTCTACATTTACTGAAAATAAACTTGATCTACGAAAAATAAACTTGGCCATTGTTTACTGAAAATAAACTTGATCAAGCAAGGTACACATTTCTTCAGTTTAGCATATTCAGTTAACACTAGGATCAATATTCAGGACTATTCAGTAACATGAGTACTCCAAAAACTGATTGCTTTTCATGAAACACTCACTTTCTTGAAACAGATGAACTGATTACTTAAATATTGATTGCTTTTCATCAGTAATCGAAACTTTCAGTAGCTTGTTGACTATGGCTCTAACTGTCATCTCAAAAGAAAGGTACACTTGGCTATGGCTCTAACTGAATTTTCAAAAGAATGATGGTAATTTCTGATTCTATACTTGACCATGGGCGGAGCTAGATGAGTACATGGGTGTACAGATGTACACCCATTATTTCCTATTTAAAAAAGAGTATATATGCCTATCTGTTAAACaatatggtctagcaaatactccctccgttcctaaatatttatctttttagagatttcaataagtaactacatacggagcaaaatgagtgaatctacactctaaaaaatgtctatatacatccgtatgtggtaaccatttaaaatctgtagaaagacaaatatttaggaatggagggagtatatgattaAAGTTGTACATGAATGCTCTAAAAATGAGTATATGAAGCAATTCCTTATATACGATTAAATTTGTACTCTAGAATTTTCTACATATATGTTTTCCTAATCATATAGTACAACAACTATTATGGATATTTGTCAAACCATATGTTTAGAGATATATCTAACATAAATATGTATAAACTATATAATTTACACAAGTATCAAACACTATTTAATAAAATCATTTTTGTTATAAAGTACAAATTGAATTTAGAGCAACGCGTGAGTATTTTTCAATAATATATATTAcaaatatataataaataaataaaacaactAATATTTAAATTTGTTATGTTGTTAAGTATGCCAAATAATTAATAAAACTATAATCCTTaacatggtactccctccgtccgggtttattgggcccgtaagccacagagTATAGTCCGGATTTATAAGGCCCCCGTCTAGAAAACAACCCTGGAACATCTAAAAAGCAGGAGCTTTAATGCCACGCTAATTGCactaggcatgcatgcatgcaagcgtGAGCTGGGATTGAGAAGTGATTGGTGCATGCAGGCATGGGAAAGAGAGCAGCGTGAGAAGCCGAGCTGCTCGCCGTGTTTCGAGGGACGGCATGTGGTTACTGCGAAATAAATCAAATGTCTCTTGGTTTCGCTGCTTTGGCTTAGaggcccaataaacccggacggaggtagtagtatgaTAAGTATAAAATTTTAGTATAAAATATATCAAGAGGAGCGGGCCGATAGATAAGACTGGAATTGGTGACTTGATAAAAATAAAATTAGATTTATCTACACTCAAAATCAAAATGTTGGCTCCGCTGCTGTACTTGACAGGCAAAACTAATTCTCAGGTTATAATATCTTCATTAGCAGAATGACAAGAAATTTGGTACTCCAATCTCAGTAACAGTTCTACTGAATGTACAATGATCATCACGAGCAGCAACAGTTTTACAACAGCAGTTCTACTGAATTTACAATGATCATCATCATGACTGGCAGCATGACATATTGTTCTGAAAATTTCTGTAACCTAGACAACTGTATATACAATCTGGACTCAAGTACTACTGAATTCAGTTTTTCATGCACCCATATAATTTTCAGCATGCACCCAAGTTTCAGAAATAATGTTGGCATTTACATAGGGACCATTACAATCTGAAAAATCATGCATGCATAGTGAACATTAAATCATGCATGCAAAATCTGACCATTTATAACTGAAGCCAAGTTTCAGAAATAAGCACTACTAATTTGTTGGTTTAAAATCTGTTAGGAAAGTCACAGGTGCTTGAATATTACAGCTTATACTCACTTGCTCAAATGCAAAAACTATTGCCACCACTGGATTCATTGGATCTTTCTACcccaaaaatatatataatatgttggggtcaCTTTAGAAAAATCCCCACAAATGCTTAGAATGCATAACTGCCTAAAATGGCTGTTGACAGAAATAGGAAAACTGCCCAATCTGGAACTAAGGAATTCATTACATACTAAGTGAGTTTGTGAAAGTAATTACTTACGTATCATCATAGGACTCAGGGGCTCCTATGACATCATTAAGCTTTCCAAATAACTTCTCCGGGGACTCCCTTTTAGTACCACCAAGTCTGTAAAAGTTGCCTGGAGTATAGTTGCTCTAAACAATTGATAGTAAAGATCATTATCGCTAAAAATGCACTGCATAACAGAACGCTTAGAGCCTCGCTGGGTTGTCTCCATGAATTCAATCATGTTGAATGTCTCCTGCCAGATAAGTAAATCATTAGGATAGTCATAATATGTTACCTTCACATAGCACTTCCTGATGCAAAATGACTCTACAAAGTAATGAGTGAGAGTCTCTATGTTATCACACTTATGACACTACCTACTGTGAAGGTAGTAATGTAgactaacatatgcatgttactactctaagttactcacCACTTGACTAGTCTTATAGCTCTAGGGAAACATGTATAGATACGGAAACATCTAATCATTACAGCTCTAGGCAGAAAGATTGTATACATGCAATGACTGAAAAGTGAGAACTTACATCACCGCCCATTGGTGGGGTGGCCACGACTCCACCACCGAAGTAATACGACCCACGTGTTCGGTGGTGAAACATTCTATCCTTCAGAAGATTAATGTAATCCAAAATATCACAATCGATGTCAAGCTCAAATTTGGGTAAGGTCTGTACAAAAAACAAGAAAGGCACACATTTAGAACAAAATTCCATGCAGGTAGAAATTGAAAATCCAATTGCTAAGAGGTATCAGCTCCAGAAACCTGTTACACTGAGTGAAACTGAAACAGAGCAGGTTATGGCCCTACATATTCACATATCAATATCCAACACATGTTTCCTATTTCCAGTTCTGGCAAATACAGGAAAAATGAACTGGAAATCAAAAATTCGTAGTGCTTTATGTTATTTGGGCTTCTACGTGATTCGTGATGTCATGGATATCAGATTTAAGGCCACGTGCCAATAGAACAGAGAGACACTGTAAGGGGCCATGCAAGAATATGTGAGGCCTAAAAATTAATCAATATTATGGTTTTGTTTCTATTACAGTACCATATTAGTAATCTGAAGGTTATTCATAAATAAGAAGTACAATATATATGTTAAAATCAAACAAATAGAATTCATGTGGTAATGGGAAGTCATATTGCATGGTAATGGTCAATCCAATCTTGATGAAATTCAGAAAAGCCTATACAACTACACAAGTAACAGACAAGAATCtataaaaaaagggcaacctggtgcatgtagctcccgcttgcgcagggtccagggaagggtccgaccactttgggtctatagtacgcagcctttccctacatttctgtaagaggctgtttccaggacttgaacccatgacctcatggtcacaaggcagcagctttaccactgcgccaaggctccccttcaagtAACAGACAAGAATCTATAAAACTAAtaaatcaatattaatctagcacatCAACGTCATAAGCTAGGAAACAAATGGCATCAACTCACAGCGAGAGATGTTTGGTCCTCTTTGGCAATCTTCAATCGCTGCCCCGCATCTTCTACAGAGAGCTCGAACTTGGATAGCCTCTTCCCCTTTATTTTGTTCATCTCTTCTGAACTTCCTGCTCAATTAAGGCATCTAGCATTTCTTCTCGCTCCTGCCGTGCCGGGTTAAAGAAGAGGACGCACCGCCACCAGCGGACttgtccttttctttttcttcccgCCCCCCGTTGCTCCGGCCACTGCTCTGCCCACCACCATTGCCCCGCGCCTTTCTTTTCCTGAGAAACCCTAGACGTCCGTTggcgcgggggcgggggcgggggcgggcgtTGGAGAAGGGGAAGGGGGCGGTCGGCGAAGGCGAAGGCGAAGGCCAAGGAGATGGTCGGGGAAGGGTTTAGGGTTAGGCGAAGGGAAAGGAGACGAGTGCGGTCGGCGGTCGGCGAACGAGGCGGTCGGGGAAGGGGAAGGGGACGAGGGCGATCGGTGGTCGGCGAAGGTGAAGGAGGCGGGGAAGCGGGCGGTCGGCGAAGGGGAAGGGGAAGGAGAAGGGGACGAGGGCTGCGGAAGGCGGTAGAGGGAGGGCGATGTAGGTAGGGTTTTGCGCGCTGGTGGTGTGGGTTCTCAGTTATATTCGGGCTGACTACCACGAGATAGCAGGCCCAGAGCTCCATTTCAAATTGGGCCGGCTTTATGAATCGACCCCTCGCATGCAAGTAAATTACGCACACCTCCGCTTAGGTAACGGGCCTGTGACTGCTTAGCTTTCTGGTTTTGCAAACCCCggttttttcctttctttctttctttctgtgTTTTTTGTATGGTTATTACTAGGTTTTGTTCGTTTTTATATATTTTTCTTCATTTATTTATCCTTTTCATTTTCTACTTTTCATTTAAATTTTGTGAACATTTATAATTCGTAAAAAAAATAGATTGATGAAAACAAATTCCAAGCATTTTCAGATTCTTGAAAAAAAAATTGGTGAATTTTTATTTCAAATTCATAATATTTTAAAATATGATAATATGTTTAAGTTATATGAACCTTTTCACAAATTTGCATGTATTTCCCAAATTTGTAAATATTTTCTCAAGTTCTAAACTTTTTCCAACGTGAAATATTTTTTTATAGACATTTTTCCCGAATACGTTAAAGTTTATTTTCATTTCAACAATTTTTCAAAAGTGAAAAAATGGTAGCCGGTATTTTTCTTGCACCAGCAGAGTACAATAGCAAAATTGAGCGAAGCAGTGGGTGAATGGTTCGCGCTAGTGGGCTGCAGCGCACGAGGTTGCATACGTGAGCACTCTAGTGTCTATTATTATCTTTTTGTGCTTTTTTGTGTGGACTTGCCTAAATACCTCTTTCCTTGATTATTTTAGTCTTCTTGGGCAGTCAACCACTTCAGTTGGTCAATCAGATACCCTACTTATTCAATAACTTTCCAAGGCCCATCTCATGGTATCGAAGTTGAAAGAGAAAGTTGTATACCAAATCAGATCAGGCCCCAAGCGAGCCCTAGGCCGAACACCTGCTACAGTGTCGAACGGTGTCATGTGTGCTACAATCAGCAAAGGAACACAATCCATGACCCGGGTCGCAGCCCAACCAGCTTGGGCTGACTGCACCATTGGAAAGACAAAAGTTTAACCAGTTTGTTCGTCCTTATTAGCATGTACTATTGAATTAAATTTGGGATTATTCGTAAAAATTATGGTAGAGCGTGTTATGAGTGTATGTGTGGTGGACTTGATTTTACCAAAGATGATGAAAACATACACTCACAATCATTTATGCGTTGGAGAAACTGTTTTGTCTTTTGTGCCGAAGCTATTTATAATCATAGTTTCAAAACCGGATAGTTCGAGGGACGTTACTTGAATGCGACTACGTGTACATATGAAGAAAAGGTTATGAGAGTTGTATATGCGAGAGAATTAGGGGTTCTTTTTGTAATGCATGACTACTTAGCTATGGGCTTATGTGTTGCCTTGTAGCGCTATGTACTTGCGCACGGGGTTGATGGTATTGATTTTAATGCCAAATGTGTTATGTGTATTCCCAGCGTATTAGGGCACTCAtaggcgccggcgcgccggcccaaAATTGGGTCGGTCACACCTTGCCCGTTCGATGATTTTGTTCCAACCGTTCAGATCTTATCCCTTTTCTTCGTCCCTAACTCCCACCCCTCACAGGGAATCCTGAAAAGGACAGAGCGCAGTCGCCGCCCGCCCCGCATTTTCTCCGTCGATCCGCTCCTTCGCGAGACGCGACGGTGTTCGTCAATGTCGTCGGCCCTGGCAGTACCAGCGCACGGTCGCTTGCCGCCCCCCTCGTCTCATGGCCGTCGGGATCGCTGTAACTTCTACTGCGGTTGCAGCTCTAACACTGGCTGGTTCCAGCGCATGGTCCATGTGGTTGTAGCAAAAATCTCTCGCGTCACCGGCTCCAGCTCACCACCATCATCGACTAGCACCGCCATGATCCAGTAAAACAATCTCGGTAACAAAACCTCCTAAATGATCAGTTGAAGCAAAACAAAAAGGCAGTTCCAGCCAACAATAAcaccggttgtagcaaaaatcACAGGAAGCAAATCCAAAAATGATAAGTCGATGTAGCAAAAAAAAGCATGTTCCAGCAAAAACAAaacgctggttccagcaaaaaccatGTCTGCGGTGAGAGGCGTCCGGTTCCAacaaaaatcaaaaagcaaaaagACCATAAAAACAAGTCGATGTAGCAAAAATACTAGCACGTTCCAGCAAAACATTAAGCTGGTTCCAGCAAAGAAACATGTATCGGCTGAGAGAGGAGCGTCCAGTTGTAGCAACAATCACAGGAAGCAAAATTCCGAAAAAGGAGTCGATGTAGCAAAAACGCTAGCAAGTTCCAGCAAAGGATAAAGCTGGTTCCAGCATAACCCAAGTCGGCGTTGAGAGGCGCGTCCGATTCCAGCACCAG is a window of Triticum dicoccoides isolate Atlit2015 ecotype Zavitan chromosome 2B, WEW_v2.0, whole genome shotgun sequence DNA encoding:
- the LOC119365996 gene encoding uncharacterized protein LOC119365996 → MATAGNSKAPSGENPSLAGELYQAAISLHQSINRIGAKGDMMFEIGRLDAAHRVTLFELRSEMFELSEKISGLMHDAARIEAKGEMDTDGRSLMAERKELLDLLAKETKGLFGGKAGNLPESISEILLKFRNFVGDINSVFEAEQTRKEAAAVLSLGFRLHFFSKQIHELWQEMCKLQSLFSPENKDVMRTMIVLKNEYLPRICKLQWIAKRVSMLQQVDPDFDSKVKLMMIQLKSESFLSAMEEVERERICKSSMDEEERRFAAYRMNWDRIWGHHKNFDDQTLLSPMLYTHCTPRRIPIEAAAGSTLQIYSIKISATKNLTLPVEVYGVVAARDTADRHRNPIFLRRSNYCQKLEENDSFLCLDGPVRAIVSMGTVYFEIQLKVKGASESEDRALISTYFFYNGDSSGGHVAKNDFCTVEFCWEQLRQSVQATILSVFVTSVDGKLPFPHGGRVVCSSQPQDGNEDIAGLSSRQVVLVDSEGGRMPIAEHGYLELSREVVSVELNGELKVLIEAYSTTQSVESAQVILITPKKSNITKVASSLYAGGPKVEITVAWSLIPSKMLN